One genomic segment of Panicum virgatum strain AP13 chromosome 2N, P.virgatum_v5, whole genome shotgun sequence includes these proteins:
- the LOC120661055 gene encoding pirin-like protein At1g50590: MEKPRQVVRKFLARPQHEGAGAVVRRSIGRFELRYFDPFLVLDEFSVSAPAGFPDHPHRGFETVTYMLEGAVTHEDFEGHRGTIKAGDVQWMTAGRGIVHSEMPAGPGTSKGLQLWVNLSSANKMVEPGYQEIQSKDIACTSADGVTVRVIAGHAMGARSPVCTRTPTMYLDFTVRPRAAVRQPVPASWNAFAYVLEGEGVFGAERCAPAGAHHLLLLGQGDGVEVWNQSDRPLRFLLIGGEPIGEPVAQLGPFVMNTEEEIDMTVDDFERYANGFEKARHWKSQAMVALGVE, encoded by the exons ATGGAGAAGCCCCGGCAGGTGGTGCGCAAGTTCCTGGCGCGGCCGCAGCacgagggcgccggcgccgtcgtccgCCGCAGCATCGGCAG GTTTGAGCTGAGGTACTTCGACCCGTTCCTGGTCCTCGACGAGTTCTCCG TTTCTGCTCCGGCGGGGTTCCCCGACCACCCGCACAGAGGATTCGAGACCGTCACCTACATGCTCGAG GGCGCCGTGACGCACGAGGACTTCGAGGGCCACCGCGGCACGATCAAGGCCGGCGACGTGCAGTGGATGACGGCCGGCCGCGGCATCGTGCACTCCGAGATGCCCGCCGGCCCCGGCACCTCCAAGGGCCTGCAGCTCTGGGTCAACCTCTCCTCCGCCAACAAAAT GGTCGAGCCCGGGTACCAGGAGATCCAGAGCAAGGACATCGCGTGCACGTCCGCCGACGGCGTCACGGTGCGCGTGATCGCCGGGCACGCCATGGGGGCGCGGTCGCCGGTGTGCACGCGGACGCCGACCATGTACCTCGACTTCACGGtgcgcccgcgcgccgcggtGCGGCAGCCCGTGCCCGCGTCGTGGAACGCCTTCGCGTACGTGCTCGAGGGCGAGGGCGTGTTCGGGGCCGAGCGGTGCGCGCCGGCGGGCGCGCACCACCTGCTCCTCCTCGGGCAGGGCGACGGCGTCGAGGTGTGGAACCAGTCGGACAGGCCGCTCCGGTTCCTGCTCATCGGCGGCGAGCCCATCGGGGAGCCCGTGGCGCAGCTGGGCCCGTTCGTCATGAACACTGAGGAGGAGATCGACATGACCGTCGACGACTTCGAGCGCTACGCCAACGGGTTCGAGAAGGCCAGGCACTGGAAATCGCAGGCCATGGTAGCGCTTGGGGTGGAGTAG
- the LOC120661057 gene encoding tonoplast dicarboxylate transporter-like, whose amino-acid sequence MDPRRACWESSSEDVTRALLPVHEDGPTRARSCSGLRAMLASRYLAVASGPAACALICALVDLGGHPAARNMLGVLAWVFLWWITDAVPLAVASMAPLFLFPAFGISSADAVAKAYMDDVISLVLGSFILALAIEHYSIHRRLALNITALFCGDPVKPHLLLLGICGTTMFISMWIHNTPCTVMMMPVATGILQRLPRDELEGGSGSDAREVRRFSKAVVLGVVYASAIGGMATLTGTGANIILVGMWSTYFPEQHPITFSSWMSFGLPMSLVLFVALWATLCLMYCSKNTGRVLSAYLDRSHLRRELSLLGPMAFAEKMVLAVFGGLIVLWMTRSLTNDIPGWAVLFDGKVGDGTVTIMMATLLFIIPSGKDDGEKLMDWGKCRKLQWHIILLLGAGFAIADGFKASGLTDILSSGLGFLKGAPALAIAPVACLFSGLITEFTSDDATTTLVLPLLAELGKSIGVHPLLLMVPGAIGAQLSFLLPTGSPGNVVGFGTGYITIKDMVVTGMPLKVVGVVALTFLLPTLGSLVFGMA is encoded by the exons ATGGATCCGCGGCGCGCCTGCTGGGAGAGCTCGTCGGAGGACGTCACGCGGGCGCTGCTGCCGGTGCACGAGGACGGGCCGACGAGGGCCCGCTCCTGCTCGGGGCTCAGGGCGATGCTCGCCAGCAGGTACCTGGCCGTCGCGTCGGGTCCCGCGGCGTGCGCGCTCATCTGCGCGCTGGTCGACCTCGGCGGGCACCCCGCGGCGCGCAACATGCTCGGCGTCCTGGCGTGGGTGTTCCTCTGGTGGATCACGGacgccgtgccgctcgccgtcgcgtccATGGCGCCGCTGTTCCTCTTCCCCGCGTTCGGCATCTCCTCCGCCGACGCCGTCGCCAAGGCCTACATGGACGACGTCATCTCCCTCGTCCTCGGCAGCTTCATCCTCGCGCTTGCCATCGAGCACTACAGcatccaccgccgcctcgccctcaac ATCACGGCGCTGTTCTGCGGGGACCCGGTGAAGCCGCACCTGCTGTTGCTGGGCATCTGCGGCACCACCATGTTCATCAGCATGTGGATCCACAACACGCCGTGCACCGTGATGATGATGCCGGTGGCGACGGGGATCCTGCAGCGGCTCCCGCGCGACGAGTTGGAGGGCGGCTCCGGCTCGGATGCCCGCGAGGTCCGGCGGTTCTCCAAGGCGGTGGTGCTCGGCGTCGTGTACGCCTCGGCGATCGGCGGGATGGCCACGCTGACGGGCACGGGCGCCAACATCATCCTGGTGGGGATGTGGTCGACCTACTTCCCCGAGCAGCACCCCATCACCTTCAGCTCATGGATGTCCTTCGGGCTCCCCATGTCGCTGGTCCTGTTCGTGGCGCTCTGGGCCACGCTCTGCCTCATGTACTGCTCCAAGAACACCGGGAGGGTGCTCTCCGCTTACCTCGACAGGAGCCACCTCCGAAGGGAGCTCAGCTTGCTGG GTCCGATGGCATTTGCAGAGAAGATGGTTTTGGCCGTGTTTGGG GGTCTCATTGTTCTATGGATGACCAGGAGTCTGACAAACGACATCCCTGGGTGGGCAGTCCTATTCGACGGCAAAGTTGGGGATGGAACGGTCACT ATCATGATGGCGACGCTGCTGTTCATCATCCCGAGCGGCAAGGACGACGGCGAGAAGCTCATGGACTGGGGCAAATGCCGGAAGCTGCAGTGGCACATCATCCTGCTCCTCGGCGCGGGCTTCGCCATCGCCGACGGGTTCAAGGCGAGCGGCCTCACGGACATCCTCTCGTCGGGGCTGGGCTTCCTGAAGGGCGCGCCGGCGCTGGCCATCGCGCCTGTGGCCTGCCTCTTCAGCGGCCTCATCACCGAGTTCACCTCCGACGACGCCACCACCACGCTGGTGCTGCCGCTGCTGGCCGAGCTGGGCAAGTCCATCGGCGTGCACCCGCTGCTGCTCATGGTCCCCGGCGCGATCGGCGCGCAGCTGTCGTTCCTGCTGCCCACCGGGTCGCCCGGGAACGTCGTCGGCTTCGGCACCGGGTACATCACCATCAAGGACATGGTGGTCACCGGAATGCCGCTGAAAGTCGTCGGCGTCGTGGCTCTGACGTTCCTTCTGCCAACACTGG GTTCTCTGGTTTTTGGCATGGCTTAG
- the LOC120662730 gene encoding voltage-dependent calcium channel gamma-8 subunit-like — protein MAGDKRAREFFRGMVASSGPGAWIAGQGGVGPSGGPGASESSSSGGPPAQDGAGASGVAAGGSASSSIAPPPPIVAAPPVVAAGAPGLPAPDSPAQGSPVVSAASSGFDSGGVNPDIVDLQRECNLARSHFSAATVEIENLWDSLQAVEVARGATEGEVRAARDAAADAQAHAFDEFRS, from the exons ATGGCCGGCGACAAGCGTGCTCGCGAGTTCTTCCGGGGGAT GGTGGCGTCATCGGGTCCCGGAGCGTGGATCGCTGGGCAAGGCGGCGTTGGACCGTCGGGCGGCCCAGGCGCCTCCGAGTCCTCTTCGTCCGGCGGGCCCCCGGCGCAGGATGGCGCTGGGGCGTCAGGTGTTGCTGCCGGCGGTTCGGCGTCATCCTctatcgcgccgccgccaccgatcgTTGCGGCTCCGCCAGTCGTGGCTGCTGGAGCACCGGGCTTGCCTGCGCCAGACTCGCCCGCGCAGGGTTCGCCTGTTgtgtccgccgcctcctccgggtTTGACTCCGGGGGAGTCAACCCAGACATAGTGGATCTGCAGCGGGAGTGCAACCTGGCACGCAGTCACTTCTCAGCCGCCACGGTCGAGATCGAGAACCTGTGGGACAGCCTTCAGGCGGTCGAGGTGGCTCGAGGTGCCACCGAGGGGGAGGTGCGTGCGGCGAGGGACGCCGCGGCGGACGCGCAGGCCCACGCCTTTGATGAGTTCCGTTCTTGA